In Amycolatopsis jiangsuensis, the following proteins share a genomic window:
- a CDS encoding DUF6885 family protein, with the protein MSSDVDGTGLSGVHWLPGGERLVAEARAEMPQKDGLAAAFTALAVLRAAGVAGSDQDEVAITAGTVRDFAPPPPGAVLRQDFRLDVPRDPVHAGTSAPELAGALRTLSGGRLEVAGVSGPWRPDALFDLLLELWDLPRVAVLARLDPAELGAPDTPRRALTDYLATGIPPLWTNRWRPPAPHHVLIAGVRIGAEGTLLSVVDTYREVGAHGVHEQPLEWVTAGLDTVLLVADADHAAFLERTARQA; encoded by the coding sequence ATGTCTTCCGATGTGGACGGTACCGGGCTGTCCGGCGTGCACTGGCTTCCCGGCGGCGAGCGGCTGGTCGCCGAGGCACGCGCGGAGATGCCGCAGAAGGACGGTCTCGCGGCCGCTTTCACCGCGCTCGCGGTCCTGCGCGCGGCGGGCGTCGCGGGGTCCGATCAGGACGAGGTCGCGATCACCGCGGGCACGGTACGGGATTTCGCGCCGCCGCCCCCGGGTGCCGTGCTGCGCCAGGACTTCCGCCTCGACGTCCCGCGGGACCCGGTCCACGCGGGGACTTCCGCGCCGGAGCTCGCCGGTGCGCTCCGGACGTTGTCCGGCGGCCGGCTCGAAGTCGCCGGAGTGTCCGGGCCCTGGCGGCCCGATGCGCTGTTCGACCTCCTGCTGGAGCTGTGGGACCTGCCGCGGGTGGCCGTGCTCGCGCGGCTGGATCCGGCGGAGCTGGGTGCGCCGGACACCCCGCGGCGGGCGTTGACCGACTACCTCGCCACCGGCATCCCTCCACTGTGGACCAACCGGTGGCGTCCGCCCGCGCCGCACCACGTCCTGATCGCCGGGGTGCGGATCGGCGCGGAGGGCACCCTGCTGTCCGTTGTGGACACCTACCGGGAGGTCGGCGCGCACGGCGTGCACGAGCAGCCCCTGGAATGGGTCACCGCGGGCCTGGACACCGTGCTGCTGGTGGCCGACGCCGACCACGCCGCGTTCCTGGAACGGACGGCGCGGCAGGCGTGA
- the ileS gene encoding isoleucine--tRNA ligase: protein MYKPVPAQVDLPAVDHEVLDFWRTHDVFARSLEQTAGRPGWIFYEGPPTANGMPGTHHIESRVFKDVFPRHRTMKGYHVARKAGWDCHGLPVELAVEKELGLAGKPDIEKYGIAEFAARCRESVTRHTDAFAELTERMGYWVDLDDAYRTMDPEYIESVWWSLKQIFDQGLLVEDFRVAPWCPRDQTALSDHELAQGYETDVDPSVYVRFPLTSGPLAGTAALLVWTTTPWTLVSNTAVAVHPDVTYVVATDGTERLVVADELVGTALGEGWTRTGESFRGTELERWTYRRPFELVDVPNAHFVILAGYVTTQSGTGLVHQSPAFGADDLASCRAYGLPMVNPVRPDGTFEPRVPLVGGMFFKEADAPLVTDLRERGLLLREQPYEHSYPHCWRCHTALIYYAQPSWYVRTTAVRDKLLRENERTTWHPETIKHGRYGDWLTNNVDWALSRSRYWGTPLPIWRCPDDHLTCVGSLAELSELAGRDVSDVDPHRPYLDEIVFPCHCGKTARRVPEVIDAWYDSGSMPFAQFGYPHRNKELFESSYPAQFICEAIDQTRGWFYTLMSVGTLVFDRSAYENVVCLGHIVAEDGRKMSKHLGNILEPLPLLERHGADAVRWFMAAVGSPWANRRVGDTTLQEAVRKTLMTYWNTVAFQALYGRTAGWMPSAADPAPRERPVLDRWLLSELHDLVRRTDAAMEAFDLQEAGKLLAGFVDDLSNWYVRRSRRRFWRGDPAALATLHEAVRTLTLLLAPITPFVTERVWQDLVVPAEPEAPLSVHLATYPVAEESLVDPALREQMDLARRLVELGRTARAESGMKIRQPLSRALASAQGFAELGSELLAEIAAELNVGAVLSLAEAGGPLVDTTAKAHFRPLGKRFGKGVQDVAKAIAAADAAALQRDLAAGTASVLVGGEPVALSPDEVIVTETPREGWAAVSEAGATLALDLALTPQLRRAGLARDAIRLVQEARKAGGLEVSDRIELRYVAADDDTAEALAEHHDLVAEEVLATVFAPGEPEWAEKPHEEAGLTFWLRRG, encoded by the coding sequence ATGTACAAGCCGGTGCCCGCGCAGGTGGACCTGCCTGCGGTAGACCACGAGGTCCTCGATTTCTGGCGAACGCACGACGTGTTCGCGCGCAGCCTGGAGCAGACCGCGGGCCGGCCCGGCTGGATTTTCTACGAGGGCCCGCCCACGGCCAACGGCATGCCGGGCACGCACCACATCGAGAGCCGGGTGTTCAAGGACGTCTTCCCGCGGCACCGGACGATGAAGGGCTACCACGTGGCCCGCAAGGCCGGCTGGGACTGCCACGGCCTGCCGGTCGAACTCGCCGTGGAGAAGGAGCTCGGGCTCGCCGGGAAGCCGGACATCGAGAAGTACGGCATCGCCGAGTTCGCCGCGCGGTGCCGCGAATCGGTCACCCGGCACACCGACGCGTTCGCCGAGCTGACCGAGCGCATGGGTTACTGGGTCGACCTGGACGACGCGTACCGCACCATGGACCCGGAGTACATCGAGTCGGTGTGGTGGTCGCTGAAGCAGATCTTCGACCAGGGCCTGCTGGTCGAAGACTTCCGCGTCGCGCCGTGGTGCCCGCGGGACCAGACCGCGCTTTCGGACCACGAACTGGCCCAAGGCTACGAAACCGACGTGGATCCCTCGGTCTATGTACGGTTCCCGCTGACCTCGGGGCCGCTCGCCGGTACCGCCGCGCTGCTGGTCTGGACGACCACCCCGTGGACGCTCGTCTCCAACACCGCGGTGGCCGTGCACCCGGACGTCACCTACGTCGTGGCCACCGACGGGACCGAGCGGCTGGTCGTCGCGGACGAGCTCGTCGGGACGGCGCTGGGCGAGGGCTGGACGCGCACCGGCGAGTCGTTCCGCGGCACGGAGCTGGAGCGCTGGACCTACCGCCGCCCGTTCGAGCTGGTCGACGTGCCGAACGCGCATTTCGTGATCCTCGCCGGCTACGTCACCACCCAGAGCGGCACCGGCCTCGTGCACCAGTCCCCTGCCTTCGGAGCGGACGACCTCGCCAGCTGCCGCGCCTACGGCCTGCCGATGGTCAACCCGGTCCGCCCGGACGGCACCTTCGAACCGCGGGTGCCGCTGGTCGGCGGGATGTTCTTCAAGGAGGCCGACGCCCCGCTCGTCACCGATTTGCGCGAACGCGGCCTGCTGCTGCGGGAGCAGCCGTACGAGCACAGCTATCCGCACTGCTGGCGGTGCCACACCGCGCTGATCTACTACGCGCAGCCTTCCTGGTACGTGCGCACCACCGCGGTCCGCGACAAGCTGCTGCGAGAGAACGAGCGCACGACCTGGCATCCGGAGACGATCAAACACGGCCGGTACGGCGACTGGCTGACCAACAACGTCGACTGGGCGCTGTCGCGGTCGCGGTACTGGGGCACGCCGCTGCCGATCTGGCGCTGCCCGGACGACCACCTCACCTGCGTGGGCTCGTTGGCCGAGCTGAGTGAGCTGGCCGGCCGTGACGTGTCCGATGTGGACCCACACCGGCCGTACCTGGACGAGATCGTGTTCCCCTGTCACTGCGGGAAAACGGCCCGCCGGGTGCCGGAGGTGATCGACGCCTGGTACGACTCGGGCTCGATGCCGTTCGCGCAGTTCGGCTATCCGCACCGGAACAAGGAACTGTTCGAGAGCAGCTACCCCGCGCAGTTCATCTGCGAGGCGATCGACCAGACGCGCGGCTGGTTCTACACGCTGATGTCGGTGGGCACGCTGGTCTTCGACCGCTCCGCCTACGAGAACGTGGTCTGTCTCGGGCACATCGTGGCCGAGGACGGCCGGAAGATGTCCAAGCACCTCGGCAACATCCTCGAACCGCTGCCGCTGCTGGAGCGCCACGGCGCGGACGCGGTGCGATGGTTCATGGCCGCGGTGGGCTCGCCGTGGGCGAACCGGCGGGTCGGGGACACCACGCTGCAGGAAGCGGTCCGCAAAACCCTGATGACGTACTGGAACACCGTGGCCTTCCAGGCGCTCTACGGCCGTACCGCCGGCTGGATGCCCTCGGCCGCGGACCCGGCGCCGCGGGAGCGGCCGGTGCTGGACCGCTGGCTGCTGTCGGAACTGCACGACCTGGTGCGCCGGACGGACGCCGCGATGGAGGCGTTCGACCTGCAGGAGGCCGGGAAGCTGCTGGCCGGTTTCGTCGACGACCTGTCCAACTGGTACGTCCGGCGCAGCCGCCGCCGGTTCTGGCGCGGTGACCCGGCCGCGCTGGCGACCCTGCACGAAGCGGTCCGCACGCTGACCCTGCTACTCGCGCCGATCACCCCGTTCGTCACCGAACGGGTGTGGCAGGACCTCGTGGTGCCGGCGGAACCGGAGGCGCCGCTTTCGGTGCACCTGGCGACCTATCCGGTCGCCGAGGAGTCCTTGGTCGATCCGGCATTGCGGGAGCAGATGGACCTGGCACGCCGCCTGGTCGAACTCGGCCGCACCGCGCGTGCCGAGTCGGGGATGAAGATCCGGCAGCCGCTCTCCCGCGCACTGGCGTCCGCGCAGGGCTTCGCGGAACTCGGCTCGGAGCTGCTGGCGGAGATCGCCGCCGAGCTGAACGTCGGTGCGGTGCTGAGCCTGGCCGAGGCCGGCGGGCCGCTGGTGGACACCACGGCGAAGGCACATTTCCGGCCGCTCGGCAAGCGGTTCGGCAAGGGCGTCCAGGACGTCGCGAAGGCGATCGCGGCCGCGGACGCGGCGGCCCTGCAACGGGATCTCGCCGCCGGGACCGCGAGCGTGCTGGTCGGCGGGGAGCCCGTCGCGCTGTCGCCGGACGAAGTCATCGTGACCGAGACGCCGCGTGAAGGCTGGGCGGCGGTCTCCGAAGCGGGCGCCACACTCGCACTGGACCTGGCGCTGACCCCGCAGCTGCGCCGTGCCGGGCTGGCACGCGACGCGATCCGGCTCGTCCAGGAGGCACGCAAGGCCGGCGGCCTTGAGGTGTCCGACCGGATCGAGCTGCGTTACGTGGCGGCGGACGACGACACGGCCGAGGCGCTGGCCGAGCACCACGACCTCGTCGCCGAGGAGGTGCTGGCCACCGTTTTCGCGCCGGGCGAACCGGAGTGGGCGGAGAAACCCCACGAGGAGGCCGGGCTCACCTTCTGGCTCCGCCGCGGCTGA
- a CDS encoding glutamine synthetase family protein, which produces MTKAASAAAKDLAAAGAGGVHLAWADNNGIPRSRIVPVDGLADAAARGIGATTLFAVFDSHDAITYAHPGLATPSGDLRLVPVVERIRRLTGQPALAWAPAWQRTVNGAPSPYCQRSVLERQVAEAARRGLEFRAGYEMEFMVTAGDAPGHPGPAYSPHALIGLDAFVAALLHDFAGNGLRIGQLHAEYGAAQLEVSLAATDPLSAADDQLLARQTIHAAAHAHGLRVSFSPVPDLDTAGNGWHLHTSVRRKGRNLLAGTGLPDADGAAYLGGLLRDLPALTAITAPSVPSTLRLRPGFFAGAYGFWGVENREAPLRYVPGSAMLGESHANVELKASDASANPYLALAVVLAAGMAGIEDGVAPPAPIGEDPGTWSEAERETRAVRPLPASPAEQDAALLACPRVSEVLGEDLLGAFRAVRASDAQWAAERTPEEIVAAHRWRY; this is translated from the coding sequence ATGACCAAGGCGGCGTCGGCGGCGGCGAAGGACCTGGCCGCGGCGGGAGCCGGCGGCGTCCACCTGGCCTGGGCGGACAACAACGGCATCCCGCGTTCGCGGATCGTGCCGGTCGACGGGCTGGCCGACGCGGCGGCCCGCGGGATCGGCGCGACCACCCTGTTCGCCGTGTTCGACAGCCACGACGCGATCACCTACGCCCATCCCGGGCTGGCGACGCCGTCCGGTGACCTGCGGCTCGTCCCGGTCGTGGAACGGATCCGCCGGCTGACCGGACAGCCCGCGCTCGCGTGGGCACCGGCCTGGCAGCGCACCGTAAACGGCGCGCCGTCGCCGTACTGCCAGCGTTCGGTGCTCGAACGGCAGGTGGCCGAGGCGGCCCGGCGCGGCCTCGAATTCCGGGCCGGTTACGAGATGGAGTTCATGGTCACGGCCGGCGACGCCCCCGGTCATCCCGGCCCCGCCTACAGCCCGCACGCGCTGATCGGCTTGGACGCGTTCGTGGCGGCGCTCCTGCACGACTTCGCCGGGAACGGCCTGCGGATCGGCCAGCTGCACGCCGAGTACGGCGCCGCGCAGCTCGAGGTGTCGCTGGCGGCCACGGATCCGCTGTCCGCGGCCGACGACCAGCTGCTCGCCCGCCAGACCATCCACGCGGCCGCGCACGCGCACGGGCTCCGGGTGAGCTTTTCGCCGGTGCCCGACCTCGACACCGCCGGCAACGGCTGGCACCTGCACACTTCCGTGCGCCGCAAGGGCCGCAACCTGCTCGCCGGAACCGGCTTGCCGGACGCCGACGGCGCCGCCTACCTCGGTGGGCTGCTGCGCGATCTGCCCGCGCTGACCGCCATCACCGCTCCGAGCGTCCCGTCCACGCTGCGGCTGCGGCCGGGGTTCTTCGCCGGGGCGTACGGATTCTGGGGCGTGGAGAACCGCGAGGCGCCGCTGCGGTACGTACCCGGCTCGGCGATGCTCGGCGAGAGCCACGCGAACGTCGAGCTGAAGGCCTCGGACGCCTCGGCCAACCCGTACCTCGCGCTGGCCGTCGTCCTCGCGGCCGGGATGGCCGGAATCGAGGACGGTGTGGCCCCGCCCGCGCCCATCGGCGAGGATCCGGGCACCTGGAGCGAGGCGGAACGGGAAACCCGCGCCGTGCGGCCGTTGCCCGCGAGCCCGGCCGAGCAGGACGCCGCGCTGCTGGCCTGCCCGCGGGTGTCCGAGGTGCTGGGTGAAGACCTGCTGGGTGCTTTCCGCGCCGTGCGGGCCTCGGACGCGCAGTGGGCGGCCGAACGGACCCCGGAGGAGATCGTCGCCGCGCACCGGTGGCGGTACTGA
- a CDS encoding EamA family transporter translates to MYAGAAIAVGLFGHATPAGVAWLRCLGAAVVLLAWRRPPRAAWRGRRVLLAGTFGLVTAGMNVVFYEAIARLPLGTVVALEFAGPVVVAAAGSRSRRDLAALGLVAAGVVAIADVKLAGSALGVVFALAAAAAWAGYIVLGKRVAVGGDGIDALAIGFAVATVALSPLAFGTGEVWSSPRLLVLGIGVGVLSTVVPYVLDQLVLRRLGQARFAVLLALLPVTAGVVGFVVLAQIPSLPEALGTVAVVAGLVLRGRDGPPAEPPG, encoded by the coding sequence TCGGGCTTTTCGGGCACGCCACCCCTGCCGGGGTGGCGTGGCTGCGCTGTCTCGGCGCGGCCGTCGTGCTGCTGGCCTGGCGGCGGCCGCCGCGCGCCGCGTGGCGGGGGAGGCGGGTGCTGCTCGCCGGCACGTTCGGGCTGGTGACGGCCGGGATGAACGTCGTGTTCTACGAGGCCATCGCCCGGTTGCCGCTGGGCACGGTGGTGGCGTTGGAGTTCGCCGGTCCGGTGGTCGTCGCGGCGGCCGGGTCGCGCAGCCGCCGCGACCTCGCCGCGCTCGGGCTGGTCGCGGCCGGGGTGGTCGCGATCGCCGACGTGAAGCTGGCCGGCAGCGCGCTCGGCGTGGTGTTCGCGCTGGCGGCTGCGGCCGCCTGGGCGGGCTACATCGTGCTCGGCAAACGGGTGGCGGTCGGCGGGGACGGCATCGACGCGCTGGCGATCGGCTTCGCCGTGGCCACGGTGGCGCTGTCGCCGCTCGCGTTCGGCACCGGCGAGGTGTGGTCTTCGCCACGGCTGCTCGTGCTCGGCATCGGCGTCGGGGTGCTCTCGACCGTGGTGCCCTACGTGCTCGACCAGCTGGTGCTGCGCCGGCTCGGGCAGGCCCGGTTCGCGGTGCTGCTGGCACTGCTGCCGGTGACCGCCGGCGTGGTCGGGTTCGTGGTGCTGGCCCAGATACCGAGCCTGCCCGAGGCGCTGGGCACGGTGGCCGTGGTCGCCGGGCTCGTGCTGCGTGGCCGGGACGGCCCACCGGCCGAACCACCGGGCTGA